The bacterium genome has a segment encoding these proteins:
- a CDS encoding NADH-dependent [FeFe] hydrogenase, group A6: MDTVNLTIDGRPVTVPANATVLDAAEKALTYIPRLCYHPDLPPVSACRLCVVEIKGDRLLRTACSWRVAEGMEVITNSKTVRESRRIAMELLLSRHPMRCTECVRNGSCELRAVADQLGIREISFDYRERKGNLDTSSPSVVRDPSKCILCRRCVQTCTMVQSVSALGMESRGYDVWVDTPFSKGLSEVACVACGQCIDRCPVGALYENSHIQRVWDALDNPDLHVIVQTAPAVRVAIGEEFGMPAGSLVTDKLVAGLRRLGFDKVFDTDFTADLTIMEEGYELLHRIKTGGTLPLLTSCSPGWINFIEHFYPELLPHVSSCKSPQQMFGALAKTYYAEKIGADPKNIYVVSVMPCTAKKYESDRAEMNSSGFRDVDAVLTTREAATMMKQIGINLQDLPEEEYDAPLGISTGAAVIFGATGGVMEAALRTVYEVLTGKTLEDIEIKAVRGLDGVKEAEIEIAGLNVRAAVANGLANARELMKKIVAGEAHYHFIEIMACPGGCIGGGGQPVPTSAEIRKKRAAAIYRADQAKTIRKSHENPAVQQLYKEFLGEPNSHKAHELLHTHYTAKTVYQD; encoded by the coding sequence TTGGATACTGTCAATTTGACCATAGATGGACGCCCGGTAACTGTACCAGCGAATGCGACCGTGCTCGACGCCGCCGAAAAAGCCCTGACCTATATTCCCCGTCTTTGCTATCATCCAGACCTGCCGCCCGTCTCCGCCTGCCGGCTCTGCGTGGTGGAGATCAAAGGCGACCGTCTGCTCCGCACCGCCTGCAGCTGGCGGGTGGCTGAGGGCATGGAAGTGATCACCAATTCGAAAACCGTGCGCGAATCGCGCCGGATTGCCATGGAACTGCTGCTCTCGCGACACCCCATGCGCTGCACTGAATGCGTCCGCAACGGTTCCTGCGAATTGCGCGCTGTAGCCGACCAGCTCGGCATCCGTGAAATCAGCTTTGACTATCGCGAGCGCAAGGGAAACCTGGATACCTCCAGCCCCTCAGTGGTTCGCGATCCCTCGAAGTGCATTCTTTGCCGCCGCTGCGTCCAGACTTGCACGATGGTCCAGAGCGTTAGCGCACTCGGCATGGAGAGCCGCGGCTATGATGTCTGGGTGGATACGCCGTTCAGCAAAGGGCTCAGCGAGGTCGCCTGTGTCGCCTGCGGCCAGTGCATCGACCGCTGCCCAGTTGGAGCCCTTTACGAGAACAGCCATATCCAGCGGGTCTGGGATGCGCTCGATAATCCCGATCTCCACGTCATCGTCCAGACCGCCCCCGCGGTTCGCGTCGCTATCGGAGAAGAATTCGGCATGCCCGCCGGCTCGCTGGTCACCGACAAACTGGTGGCCGGACTGCGCCGCCTCGGCTTCGACAAGGTATTTGATACCGATTTCACCGCGGATCTGACCATTATGGAGGAGGGCTATGAGCTGCTGCACCGGATTAAGACCGGCGGCACCCTGCCCCTGCTGACCTCGTGCAGCCCAGGATGGATCAATTTCATCGAGCATTTCTATCCCGAACTCCTGCCGCATGTCTCATCCTGCAAATCCCCGCAGCAGATGTTCGGCGCTCTCGCGAAAACCTACTATGCCGAAAAGATCGGCGCCGATCCTAAAAACATCTATGTCGTTTCAGTGATGCCGTGCACGGCCAAAAAATACGAAAGCGACCGTGCGGAAATGAACAGCAGCGGCTTCCGCGATGTCGACGCCGTGCTCACCACCCGTGAAGCGGCCACGATGATGAAACAGATCGGCATTAATCTTCAGGATCTGCCGGAGGAGGAGTATGACGCCCCACTGGGGATCTCCACCGGCGCAGCGGTGATCTTCGGCGCCACCGGTGGTGTCATGGAAGCTGCCTTGCGCACGGTCTATGAAGTTCTGACCGGCAAAACCCTTGAAGATATCGAGATCAAGGCGGTACGCGGCCTCGATGGCGTCAAGGAGGCCGAGATCGAGATCGCTGGACTCAACGTGCGGGCAGCGGTGGCCAACGGTCTGGCCAATGCCCGTGAACTCATGAAAAAGATCGTCGCCGGCGAGGCCCATTACCACTTTATCGAAATCATGGCCTGCCCCGGCGGCTGCATCGGCGGCGGCGGACAACCGGTCCCCACTTCCGCGGAAATCCGGAAGAAACGCGCCGCAGCAATCTACCGCGCCGATCAGGCCAAGACCATCCGCAAATCCCACGAAAACCCGGCTGTTCAACAGCTCTACAAGGAATTCCTGGGCGAACCCAACAGCCACAAAGCCCATGAGCTGCTGCACACCCATTATACAGCAAAAACGGTCTATCAGGATTAA